The following coding sequences are from one Gossypium hirsutum isolate 1008001.06 chromosome A12, Gossypium_hirsutum_v2.1, whole genome shotgun sequence window:
- the LOC107920978 gene encoding stearoyl-[acyl-carrier-protein] 9-desaturase, chloroplastic, translating into MALKFNPITFQSQKLPSFALPPMAGLRSPKFFMASTLRSGSEEVDLKKPFMPPREVHVQVTHSMPPQKIEIFKSLEDWAENNILTYLKPVEKCWQPQDFLPDSASDGFHEQVKELRERAKEIPDDYFVVLVGDMITEEALPTYQTMLNTLDGVRDETGASLTPWAIWTGAWTAEENRHGDLLNKYLYLSGRVDMRQIEKTIRYLIGSGMDPRTENNPYLGFIYASFQERATFISHGNTARLAKEHGDIKLAQICGNIASDEKRHETAYTKIVEKLFEIDPYGTVLAFADMMRKKISMPAHLMYDDQDDNLFDNFSAVAQRLGVYTARDYADILEFLVNKWKVTELTGLSADGRKAQDYVCGLPPRIRRLEERAQGRVKEAPRVPFSWIFDREVQL; encoded by the coding sequence ATGGCTCTGAAATTCAATCCCATCACTTTTCAATCTCAGAAACTCCCTTCATTTGCTCTTCCACCAATGGCCGGCCTTAGGTCTCCCAAGTTTTTCATGGCCTCTACTCTTCGTTCTGGTTCCGAAGAGGTCGATCTCAAGAAGCCTTTCATGCCTCCTAGGGAGGTGCATGTTCAGGTCACGCACTCGATGCCACCTCAGAAGATTGAGATCTTCAAATCTTTGGAGGACTGGGCTGAGAACAACATTCTAACTTACCTCAAACCGGTTGAGAAATGTTGGCAACCCCAAGATTTTCTTCCAGATTCTGCGTCTGATGGATTTCACGAGCAAGTCAAAGAACTTAGGGAAAGGGCAAAGGAGATTCCAGATGATTACTTTGTTGTTTTGGTTGGCGACATGATCACGGAGGAAGCTCTTCCAACTTACCAAACAATGCTTAATACCTTAGATGGAGTTCGTGATGAAACAGGTGCTAGCCTTACTCCTTGGGCAATTTGGACAGGGgcttggactgctgaagaaaacAGGCATGGTGATCTACTTAATAAGTATCTCTACTTGTCCGGAAGGGTCGACATGAGGCAAATTGAGAAGACAATCCGGTATTTGATTGGATCAGGAATGGATCCACGTACCGAGAATAATCCTTATCTGGGATTCATCTACGCATCATTCCAAGAAAGGGCAACTTTCATCTCCCATGGGAATACTGCCCGGCTCGCAAAGGAGCATGGTGACATCAAGTTGGCTCAGATATGTGGTAACATTGCCTCTGATGAAAAGCGCCACGAGACTGCATATACTAAAATCGTTGAAAAGCTCTTTGAGATCGATCCCTACGGAACAGTCCTGGCTTTTGCTGACATGATGAGGAAGAAAATCTCCATGCCAGCACACTTGATGTATGATGACCAAGATGACAATCTTTTTGATAATTTCTCAGCTGTTGCACAGAGACTTGGGGTTTACACTGCCAGAGACTATGCTGATATACTAGAGTTCCTGGTGAACAAATGGAAGGTGACGGAGTTAACTGGACTTTCAGCCGATGGGCGTAAAGCTCAGGATTATGTGTGCGGACTTCCGCCAAGAATTCGAAGGCTGGAAGAGAGAGCTCAAGGAAGGGTCAAGGAAGCACCCAGGGTTCCATTCAGCTGGATATTTGATAGAGAAGTCCAGCTCTAA
- the LOC107939276 gene encoding BRASSINOSTEROID INSENSITIVE 1-associated receptor kinase 1, with protein MERLISVCLQLILVLDLVFRVSGNAEALVLDLSNNKLEGDIPVNGSFSLFTPISFANNRLNNPPPAPPPPITPTAPIPSERPESQAPLDWAVRKRIALGAARGLAYLHDHCDPKIIHRDVKAANILLDEEFEAVVGDFGLAKLMDYKDTHVTTAVRGTIGHIAPEYLSIGKSLEKTDVFGYGVMLLELITRQRAFDLARLANDDDVMQPLPLRAAQDLIRFLHQPVYHSQRFKLWLSYFEIYGGKLFDLLSDRK; from the exons ATGGAGCGGTTAATCTCCGTTTGTTTACAGTTGATTTTGGTGTTGGATTTGGTTTTCAGAGTTTCAGGAAATGCGGAAG CTTTGGTGCT GGATCTTTCAAACAATAAGCTAGAAGGAGATATTCCAGTTAATGGTTCCTTTTCACTCTTCACTCCCATCAG TTTTGCTAATAATCGGTTGAATAATCCTCCACCTGCTCCGCCGCCTCCTATCACACCTACAGCTCCAATTCCATCAG AACGTCCGGAATCTCAAGCACCACTTGATTGGGCTGTAAGGAAACGGATTGCATTAGGAGCTGCAAGGGGGCTTGCATATTTGCATGATCATTGTGACCCTAAGATTATACACCGTGATGTAAAGGCTGCAAATATATTGTTGGATGAGGAATTTGAAGCAGTTGTCGGAGACTTTGGGTTGGCCAAATTAATGGACTACAAAGATACGCACGTCACAACTGCTGTTCGTGGCACAATTGGTCACATAGCTCCTGAATACCTATCAATTGGAAAGTCATTAGAGAAAACTGATGTTTTTGGCTACGGTGTCATGCTTCTTGAACTCATTACAAGACAGAGGGCTTTCGATCTAGCTCGGCTTGCAAATGATGATGATGTCATGCAGCCATTACCTCTCAGAGCTGCACAAGACCTCATTAGATTCTTGCATCAGCCAGTTTATCACAGTCAGAGATTTAAATTGTGGCTTAGCTATTTTGAGATATATGGTGGAAAACTCTTTGACCTTTTGAGTGATAGAAAGtaa